The Episyrphus balteatus chromosome 3, idEpiBalt1.1, whole genome shotgun sequence genome segment ctgggttggggtcgaaattctgtatgttgcaaaattctgtattcaaaatactgtatgccaaaatactgtatgtcaaaattctgtatgtgcagaatgctgtaggaacaaaattctgaaagtcaaaattctgtatagcaaaattctggttggtcaaaattctgttttgtaaaattctgtacggcaaaattctgtaaatcaaaattctgtaaaaatgctgtaaaaaaatatcgttttgataatgtaaaaaagtgcgcgcgcacttttttacattatcaaaacgatatttttttacagcatttttacagaattttgatatacagtattttgccgtacagaattttacaaaacagaattttgcatgtcagtattttgttgatacagtattttgacgtacagaattttgtatttacagtataatgacgtacagaattatggtattacagtattttgatcccacagaattttgtcgtacagaattttgacaagcagaattatgacccgatccctaaaaaacttaaaaaacgtttttaacataggaaactttttttttaattttaaaagtgaatatttttaaattaattggacgaacttttcaagttttgatttcctttttgtattgggaattatgacaaattacaaagtcgaaaatagaaataaatacaagaaatggcggaacgaagtccgccgggtcagctagtaactttataatttataaatatacCTAAGCGTtatagattttgttttaaattttaaataataacacATAACTACAAAATGGCTTACcaagtttattttaaactttttttaaagtatcTATACAACAATTATaatgattttcatttttatattcttttcaaatgcattttcatAAATAGAAGacgaattttttactttttttaaactaaaacttatggaaaacttgtagttattttcgaaaatggAATAAACATAttaacatacatatttttatttttttaagctacCATACATTtatcaaatttgaattgaaaaagttttaataaattcaagCAACTAGAACCTTAAGTTTATCCAACCcatttgtgcattttatttccttAATATTCTCCTCCAAAACAACTTTCTAAATTGTTAACCGTTTTAAATACATCTTGCCACATcgtatcattttcaaaaaaaaaactcaaaccaAACTGAAACCATTTAGCTTTATATCCCTTTTTGGATTAGCATAAACAAGAAAGGCATCATCGCAGTTTAAACTTTAATTATGCAAATAATTTCTCAAACTTACCCTATAATGATGCAATATTCCCGCATCTGGTGGAACATTCAAGGAACCCTTTCCAGGTGAGAACTCCCAAACAAAATGATTTCCAGCTTCAACGACTGTTTCGGGGCGGCATATGTATTTTGAGCGTTGTTTTTGAGGATGGAGTTTTGAGCGtctaaaatttttagaattgtTAGAATTATTatctataaattcaaaaaaaaaaaaatcttaaatcttatacttttttttattactaaaagatgattttaccaagaaatttaaagaaaacatcATGAACTTGAAGCAATCACACTTTCAAGAATTGCTTAAGCATTCATGCAACACCTAGTTACTGAGTGCCTcttgatttaattaaaatattccaaCGCATTCTGCACCACATAAATACCATCATCATGCAACTCAAATCCTCCCCTAAATAGTTCTATAATTATATTAAGTATTCTCACCTTCTTGTTTTTCTCTGTGTCACTAGTGCAGCTCGTAATCTCTGATTTGCACTCTTCGTGTCATACAACCATGGATCGTCTTGGAATTGCAAATAGAAGAACGCATTCTGGAACGAATATGCGCCCGCATTACGATTCTTATACCTCTTATCTAACCAACTGCAAACGTTCCCAAACGGgacatgaaacaaaaattagtaaaacaaaaaaaaaaaacaaaaaagaaatttaattttatgttcgAAAACCATATGGGGTAACTTGGTAACTAAATTAAACACTACACAAGAGCTCTATATTGTGGGAACTTACTTAATTAATTCATTTAATGTATCCCCATGCCGTGGTATTATAAATTCATCCAAATCCACCAGGGCTAGATATCTATATCTGTACATGTTCCTATATAAACAATCATTAAGGGCTGCAAACAAACCCTCGGTGCGTATCTCCTTTTGGGAACGCATCCTTAGATCCCATGGGAGTATAGTAACGGTTGGCTTAGTGTAGGTGCTTTCGTATTTTCGTGTGTTATTTGCGCCATGAGATGATCTTGCATCTATAGAATAAATTAGGTTGACATAGTTTTCGGGGGTGGGGGGGGCGAAATAATGACATAATATTTTATGCGGAATTTCACCAGGTgtgataaattgataaattaatggAACTAATGCAAAAGTAATTGTCTTTTGAATCTTTTACACACTAATGTAGTAggtttaaatgttaatttaaatatttaaaccagACTGACAGTTTTAATTCAAAGtactaaatttaatattatcttcACAAAAACAAGGAAGATACGACTAGGTATGTAGTTTTTTAGCGTTGATTCCAATTGGTTATAAGTTATGAGCAGAGGCGTACGTCgagttgccggggccccggCAAATTTTGGGACCCCTTAGATTTTTTTGGgccctttgatatagaaaataagaaaaaaaaaatacgtatacgccatacctcctccttttttggGGGGCCTGATGTATTGTTTGTTGGTTGCTTAGATTATTCAAGTTAAATTTTTTGGGACCTTAAGGTAATACttaatttttcttccaaaaaaagtaattaatttttttcgggggcccctgatgtattttttttttagatgaatatacatattttatgtggccggctaccaatgcattaggTACACTGAATAATGTCGCTTGTCTGCAAAGTGATTAATGTCAAATATATTAGCTTTTTGtactattttttataaatcttcACTTGCGTAGGTTTAAGTGGCATAAAGGACATCAAAAATCACTTTCttatatatgtaaatttttgaatttaaaattttgtgcttttgattccatggtaactcaagGGTTGACTGCAAAATAGTCTCCCTCATAATGCATAATTACCTTTTTCTACACATAGGGTTGTGGTTCGAAAATAGTTcacgatttaagaaaaaatgcaatttcGCAAATCCAATTTGTCTTTGGAAGTTTTCTAAAACGTCGTCCTAAATTTTgctaaataaaattgaaaattaatgaaataagtcttttcttttgttgaaaaaatattattgtcacTCAAAAGAaccacttttgtaaaaaaaaacatactacCACTGATATCTTATCAATATTCAGTTCTAATGagagttaaatttttaaatcgagaTGTATTATTTAACTAGAAAATAGCTTTGAGAATCTCCTAAATTCGCTGTTCAATAAAAAGCCAATACTTTAGCATGTTTTAACCCGAATGGTGGGTTCCTTACTTCCAAGTCTTTGTTGTATCACAATGGACACATGAGGTCACTTCAACGTAACCTAACCATGTATTTTCTCCACCCATCGAGCAGAGGAGCTCATTCAGTAATGATTCTCCAGTTCTCAATATATGCTTTTATGGTAAAATTATGACGTAAATGTTCGTTCtttttgattctcatgaatTAGTATGACCAAGACCAAATTGAGTGAATTgatcaaaaattgttaaaacgcAAGAacttttcattcatttcatgaGTTTTctagttattttaatttttagcttGCGTCCGTCTGTACAAGTATAGCTTAAGTCTAAACGGGTAGAAGgtacagatgtttttttttcataataaccaagcttgtttttttttaatctcttttaaaaagtgaaaatccCATACAACATTTTAGATTTactgcaattttctcgaaaacggcctTAACGCTTTTGATTATATTTAACAAACGTAATGcggatttcacaaaaaatactgACGTATAATGCAAATatagtatttatatttttttaagtaacttATGTCGGCTCTTCGTCTTCCCATACATCgttaacgattttgattcaaCTTTGCACACGTAATATTCAAATCAATTGCaataaactgcatttttagtttttctcaacaaagtgaataaacaaaaaattggtctCCATGTCGGCTTTTACCCAAATTTCTTATTGGGGAGGTCTGGTTCCTAAGATATTTCCAATCAaacatgtttttgttttcttttgtcttACAGTCAGATGCCCATATCTCGAAATTTGTTTTGAACTATTGTTATAAATTCATACATATgtaccccttgccgaaaaaaacaTAGTTATTTAAAGTCTCTTTAAGTTCTTTTCATACCTGAATCCAAGAGATTCATAAATCTGATTGCTGAGATATAtctatacataaaaaaattaaatgctgtTCGTTAGTCTCGCTAAAACTCGAGAACGACGACAGATTTTCCTAATTTTGGTTTTGAATAATTTGTGGATGTCCACAGAAGGTTTAAAAGGTGAATTAATATGAATATCACCTACTACAGAAGAATTTTccgaaaagatacaaaaaagtcaaaaaattacactcaacatttttattttcgatcACAATTTCAatcttaaaatttcaaaaaactttatttaaaaaatatttaataaaatttaaaaaaaaacttcaaacgggaaaatatgtatgtaaataaagaattgagtttaaaaattttttatttttattattagatCCACCAAGAACGACTGGACTGATGTTTATGATcttgcatttttttggattcgtGTTCTTTCTGAATATTGTATAGTGACTATAAAAACgaccaaaaaaacaaatcaggGATAGAAATAAACGTGCCATGTTATGTATGTTGGCTCCGTTCATTGGTACGAAAAGATGGCGTTGTGTGTGCATTAATCTAATAGTAGCAAGTAGCCACGTTGCAAAAAATATGGTGAGGAGTTCATTAAgcgtcaatttttcaaaaatcagaaCAATTCTCCTGATTGCAAGAATCTAATTctaatacgtttttttttcaggcgcattttaacattttatttgatgcgttttttattttaaaaactttttgtaaagtttGGATCGGTAGTCATCATAACTTAAAATTGTACGCATTTGAAAATTTGGGCTCTATGCAAAGGAGATTGAGATTGCCCAATATTATATGAAAATTAAACTTCTGACAAAGACGTTGAGAAATGAGACTAGAATGAGAATGCTGAACATAAGCCTTAACAAAActtttatgttttatgaaaatcgtGTTTGATTTGTACCTtcttaaaggtataactacaacggccctGGAGCATTGccaaagaaattatttaaaaaaataaccaacTATTCACCCTGGCGAAATTCCCCCATTTCATAATAAGGTTTAAATTATAACACTATACTCGCTGCACATTCTCCACATTAGATTCGTATCTATAGTGTACTTACCATCAGGCGTTGAGCTTTCTTTAACAAGAAATTCAGGTTTATCTGCATCTGCAGCGGTTAGATTGGCGGGTATGGTACCTTCGATGTAGTGATTGAGGACACATGTTGCACGACTGCCGAGGGTGTGATTATAGAAGGTAAAGTGTGACACCCCCAGCAGGGAGTTGAATTCCAGATACTCCATCAGATACAAAGCTTGGTCGTAATTGAAGTGAAACGGTTTGACACAAATAGCTATCTTATCGGCAATCTGGTCGACAGgtgatgacgatgacgatgacgacgacgttgatgatgacgatgatgatggagACGTCGCGGTACGATTCGTGAAATCTGGATCCTGATCGGTATTCCGGACTCGTAGTATATTTCCCGGCGGTGCTCGCAGTCGGCTAACAATACTCACGGATTGGGGCACATTCAGTTCGGCTGTCCGTAGGGGACACAGGACAAAGCATGCACTGTACTTGAGATTCCAGTTCTCTCGTATTACCTGTTTTTGCAATGACGACAACGACGAGGACGAGgacaaacaaaagaaataaaggaCATGATAGCAGTTTCCACTCGAGTGAACTTAATTTTCTGTCACACAAAAGTGTGAGTCAGAGTGAGTGCGAGAACACACATACCTTTACTCGAGCCATCACCGTTGCTGAATTGTATCTCGTGTGATTGTTTGCATCACGGTAAGTGTACCAGAAGCGACACCACACTCGCTCCGGGCCGCGGGTCTTTGTCGCTCCAATAACTCGCACCAGCTTGGCTCCGTCCCGCCGGTCGTAGTAGGCCGAGAAGACAAAGAATTTGAAACGTGTCCCGTTGACAACTTGCCAGGAGCCATCTGTTGGCCGCATTCCAATTGGATAGTGGGGCAGGGTCTGTTCAATTTTCTCGGGTAGCATTTTGCCCCATGGGATTGCCTGAACGTTGTTAATACCGGCACCGGCTCCAGCGCCAGCACCAACACCCTGACCACCCACTCCGGCACCTATGGCACCGTTTCCGGGTCCACCCATCACTGCTTGTCGAGCGGCGGCTGCGTTGGCACCTTCGTTGCTGTTTGTGTCGTCGTCGTTTAATGCATTCGAAATGCCCATTGATAGACGATctgtaattaaatatttttatacatcaGAAAAGGGGAAGATGGAGTAAAAAGTTGTGTATAATGTTGTGATGGAAATGGGAGGAAAATTGTTTTGGGAACAAGTATCAACATTAACTTTTTGGTAATTTGAGTTCAGAAAACATTTTCTGATGGAAGtgaaacatacaaaaaagaaGTTAGCAAAATGTCAATCGAAGGAAGGGTTTTAAGGAACCTGAAGTTAGGTAAAATTGTAAAACTGTTTCGTCACAAACTGAAGTTGTTTTTATAAGCTTATTgcgtcacattttttttattttacgttaTAAGTAGAGGTATTCTGAGTGTTGAAGCAAAGTGattgtcagatttttttttaaattgttttttttttttttacggtttTGGTAGGTAGTAAGTGTCAATTTTGTAGGCGTTTCTGCCTCTTTAGGCTGTAAAGCcgtattttttttgatatgacGAACTGATtgcgatactttttttaaattggctaAAATAAAGACTTTGGTGGCTTTCAAATACCTTGCAGTCAAATTATCTGCAAAGTATAGTGTCATGTGAAAAAGGAAGGAGTGTGAAAATTGAAGGGAGATCTATCTCTCCGTATTAGAAAGGAGCAATAggcaattttcgaaaaaaatgttcaatatcGTGTATGTTAACTTACCGTGTATTTTTAACTTATTGTCACTGTGAAATTGAAATATTCCTAATTTATTATCACTCATTAGTAAACTGCCATCCAGGAGATCGTAATCCTCCTagaaatacatttaaaaaatatgtgttAGATtaatattctgttttttttttttcaaagttttagtatctaaataataaaaaaaatctcccTATAGAAAAGGTATTTAAACCGTTTTGGAGGtctaaaatattgttttcaagttAAATGTATTGGCAATCGATATttgattgaatattttttaatcaaatcaattaaattggtttttagTGCATTATAGGGTGTTTCACTAGAGAGAGcccaaaatgaa includes the following:
- the LOC129913918 gene encoding uncharacterized protein LOC129913918: MYLNRSPPSHKKPLLGGSTESLTKYNKSGVTSGKLHHHHHHHHHHQHQHNQISGSSSSAATTLSTSASSMYSSSSTTNLMAGSGSGSHLGGNVHPHSHSRVKRNKKNSWGARERAGMSFLIVIAFFAVFGLIILTELFMIDEKSHGGMVVLRHGNLGSRLGDSLPDYDNVKEDYDLLDGSLLMSDNKLGIFQFHSDNKLKIHDRLSMGISNALNDDDTNSNEGANAAAARQAVMGGPGNGAIGAGVGGQGVGAGAGAGAGINNVQAIPWGKMLPEKIEQTLPHYPIGMRPTDGSWQVVNGTRFKFFVFSAYYDRRDGAKLVRVIGATKTRGPERVWCRFWYTYRDANNHTRYNSATVMARVKVIRENWNLKYSACFVLCPLRTAELNVPQSVSIVSRLRAPPGNILRVRNTDQDPDFTNRTATSPSSSSSSTSSSSSSSSPVDQIADKIAICVKPFHFNYDQALYLMEYLEFNSLLGVSHFTFYNHTLGSRATCVLNHYIEGTIPANLTAADADKPEFLVKESSTPDDARSSHGANNTRKYESTYTKPTVTILPWDLRMRSQKEIRTEGLFAALNDCLYRNMYRYRYLALVDLDEFIIPRHGDTLNELINWLDKRYKNRNAGAYSFQNAFFYLQFQDDPWLYDTKSANQRLRAALVTQRKTRRRSKLHPQKQRSKYICRPETVVEAGNHFVWEFSPGKGSLNVPPDAGILHHYRVCEFGGNDCIKSPSIVDRTATRYVNRLVERVESVYNYLKKPCDLPDLPLIPEKPPPEPVNEPKYKPIIRKDDKSNIRVHPKLYNKIPKDEDNDTNNNDLTNLNAASIPSETAAAVAPLPENEAPPPTEIKRKVIVFEQDSNGQTKVRVKYVT